The Rahnella aceris genome contains the following window.
CCGGATTAATGGAAAGCGATTTATTCGGCCATGAAAAAGGCTCGTTTACCGGGGCTACCGCTCAGCGGATGGGGCGTTTTGAACTGGCTGATAAAGGCACCTTATTTCTCGATGAAGTGGGTGAAATTCCGATTGAACTGCAACCCAAGTTGCTGCGCATTTTGCAGGAGCAGGAGTTCGAGCGTGTCGGCGGCAATAAACTGATTTCGGTGGATGTGCGGATGATCGCTGCGACCAACCGCGACCTGTGCCAGATGGTTGCCGATAAAGAATTCCGCAGTGATTTGTATTACCGGCTGAATGTGTTCCCGATTGTCATCCCGCCGTTGCGTGAGCGACCTGAAGACATTCCGCAACTGGTGAAATTCCTGACCTATAAAATCGCCAAGCGCATGAAACGCACCATCGACAGTATTCCCGCCGAGACCTTGCGTTTATTAAGCCGGATGCCCTGGCCGGGCAATGTGCGTGAACTGGAAAATGTTATTGAACGCGCTGTGCTGCTGACCCGCGGAACGGTGCTGGATTTACAACTTCCTGAGCTGAATTATCCGTTGCCGGTGTCTCAGCCGGAGAGGGTGATGCCCGCGCCTGATACTGCGCCCGCCCCGCATTTGAATGAGGAAGACGAGCGCGAACGTATTCTTCAGGTACTTAAGGAGACCAACGGCGTGGTCGCCGGTCCGCGTGGTGCGGCACAACGTCTGGGGTTAAAACGTACGACGTTGTTGTCGAGAATGAAAAAATTGGGGATTGCCGCGCATTAACCGGGTCAGACTGCTTTTACCGCACCGGACAATGAAATATGGCCGATGCGGTAATGCTGCCCGTCGCCTGCCAGCGGATTTCTCCCCGCCGTAAAATGGATTTTCTTCCAGTTTGTCGTGTCCCAGGCGGTGACGTCGATAAGTCTGTCGCTCACCGTTTGCTCACTGAATGGCGCAAGGTCACTGAACGGTGCGATATCCGTTATCTCTCTTTTCGCATATACCGCCTCCGCGACGTTTCCGCTGACATGTGCCGTCAGCACCGGATAAACCCGGATCTGCGGCCAGCCGAAGGCGCCGGCGACGCCCTGAAAACCTGCACCTGAAATAAAACGGTTCATATCTGATACGTCCTGCCACAGGTAAAACGGCGCGTAGATATTTTCTGCGCTGCCGGTTTGCAGGCAGTTGCGGCGGGCATAGAGATAGGTTTTGAAAATAAGCCCTGCAAAACCGTCCGTCCGATATCCGTTATCCGCAATGCGCTTTTCAATAATGCCCATGTCGTAGTCCGCAGGCAGGGTAAAACTGTATTGCATGGCAATCATGACCGGGCTCCTTGCGCAATTCTGAACATTTCACCGTGACTGAACGACCAGTCTTCCGGCTGTGTAAAACTCACCACCACCATCACATCAGCCTGAGAAATTCCCAGTGTGAGGTGTAATTTTTCGGCCAGATGGTGGAACAGTTGCTGTTTCTGATAACCGTTACGCGGTTTGCCTGCGGTGATGTGAAACAGCAGAAAATCGTCTGAACGCCGGTCATTTTCACCGGCTAAATAGGTCGGGTTGATCACCCGCTGGTGGCGGCTGACCGGTTCGAATAACTGAAAACAATCATCTTTGGGCACGGAAAAGTGATCAACCAGCGCTTCCTGTAATATGGCTGAAATGGCATCCTGCCAGGCATCCGCGCGGTGGGCTGGTAAAGAAATTCGGCTAAAAGGCATCGGTTGTTCCTCCGGTTACGGGGCGCGGGTTACTGGTCATTGAGAGCGGCGAAGCGGCTCAGGGCGGATGCCGCTGCGGGCCAGCCGGCATAAAATGCCAGATGGGTGATCACTTCTGAAAGTTCGGCCTGTGAGACCCCGTTTTTTACCGCCAGGCTCAGATGAAAAGGCAGTTGTTCAACGCGATTGAGGGCAATCAGTGCGGCAACGGTGATCAGGCTGCGATCACGCGCAGACAATTCATTTCTTTTCCACAGATCGCCGAACAGCACCTGTTCCGTCAGTTCCGCAAATTTGGGCGTCAGACGCGCCATGGTATCCAGCGTCTGTGTTTGGGACGAGGTCGTGCTCATATCAGGCTCCTTTTTGTCGGTGTGAAAAGGAGCATAAGGCGTTATGATTATCCTGAATATCGAAAATAACAGCAGCATTAGTCCATAAAAACGGGATGATTAAGCATGGCGAAAAGACCGGTCACTTTTGATTCAGAAGCCTTGCGCAGTTTTGTTACCGGCATTGAGCTGGGGAGTTTTGTGCTGGCCGCCGACCGGCTGGGACGCTCCACATCTGCCGTCAGCGCGCAGCTGAAAAAGCTGGAGCAACAGGCGGGCACGGAGCTGGTACAGAAATCCGGACGGCACCTGATCCTGACCGGACGCGGCGAAGTGATGCTGAGTTATGCGCGGCGGATCCTCAGCCTGAATGATGAGGCCAGCGCTGTGCTGCTCGCCAGTACGCTGAGCGGCAGCCTGAACCTGGGCATGCAGGAGGATTTCGGCGAAACCCTGTTACCGGCCATTCTCGGCACATTCACCCGCGCACATCCGCAGGTGCAGGTTTCCGCCAGTATTACCCGTAATCAGCAATTGCTGGACGGGATCCGGCATAACGAGTTTGATCTGGCGGTGTGCTGGCAGGCTGATGAAACGCCACTTTTCCCGTCAAGCCGCTCGCTCGGACGGATACCGCTGCGCTGGATTGGCCCTGAAAGTTTCGACCTGAATCACTATCAGGAAACCGGCGAACCGGTGCCCCTGCTGGTGTTCGAAGCGCCATGCCTGATGCGGAATGCCGCAACGACGGCGCTGGATAACGCCGGTATTGCGTGGCGGATAGCCTTCACCAGCCGCAGCCTGAGCGGGATTTGGGCGGCGATGTCGGCGGGGCTGGGGGTGACTGTTCGTACGGATTTCGGTATGCCATCAACCGTACGGATTTTGCAGGAATTGCCCGCGCCGGGTGAGGTGGGGATCAGCCTTCATCAGAGCCTGACGCCCCCGGGCGAGGCGGCCGCCAGCCTGAGAGAGTCGATTGTCGGCTTCTTTACGCAGCAGCACTGAGCCGCTGTGACTATTTTTTAGCCGGTTGCTGACGATAATGTTCCAGACGTTCGCGAAAATAAGCGCGCAGATGTTCCGGCTGCTCCATCTCCACTTCATCTGCGTTGACCGGCAGATGGTTGCGCTCACGCACCACGACAGTCCCGGCCGCCAGCCCGGCGCTGACTTTATCCATTTCCTCTTTACTCAGCCCTGCGAGTGCTTTGTTCATGGTTTCTCCTTTTGATTGTTCTGTTAGGTTGTCGGGCAAAGCCTCTATTCTACTGCGGTTCCGGCCAGTGTCTTTAACATGCCGTCTGCGAAATACGTCTCCAGCAACGCCGGGTCGGTTTTCTGATGTTCCGATGAAAGAAATTTGGCAATAGCGTTGCGATCATCTTCTCCCCAAATAAAGATTTTATCGGGATGATAAAAAGCATGTTTTTTTATTGAGGCATTATTGGTGATCAGTTTCTTATTAAAAGCCATGGCTTCGAGAGCACGCAGCGTTAATCCGCATTGATCCGGCTTGTTGATCTCAAGAACGACAGAAGCGCGTTTCAGCTTTTCAATATTTTGCTGATAACTGATTTTCTGATTGATACAACAGTCCGGGTAATCCGGGGTTCCGTTGCAATCGCCCACCAGATAAAAGTCGGTCTGGCAGTGATTCTGGCGCAATACCGGTGTCAGGTCGTTAATGAGTTTTGCCCGATAATCATCAAACCCGCCGACATAAAAGCAAGAGCCGGATGACGGCGTATTTGCCGGTTCCGATTGCCACGCAGCCATGTTATGGCGGGTGAACGGCAAAAACTGGTCAACATAAGAAAGTCCGTATTTCCGGCAATCTTCGGGATCAAAACTGTAAATAACATCAAAAACAGCGGTGACCCGGTCGAGATAATTTTCGTCATGGGAAAGTAATTTCAGCCGACGTCTTTTAGACGTAAGCGCGGCCACTGAGTCGCGCAATACCAATATTTTTTTGCATTTGAGCAGGGAAAGTAAATCCAGCATCAGAAATGCGCTGTAGCCGTTACAAATGATGATGTCGCTTTCACGCACGTGGCGGAACTTAATAGCAATCTGAAATTTCCGGTGCCAGTGTTTGAGCCGCTTTCCCGGCAGCAAAGAGTGGACAGATTTAAAGTGTTTTTTGACGTGATAAATCGTATGCACATTAAATTCTTTTTTCAGTGCAGAGGTCATCATCCGTTCGTACTCTGAGTTCCATTCGATGAAATGTATTTTCGGTGGTTGCGAAAGATAGTTTTTCATTGTTTCTCCCTTTATGACCAAAGTTTAGCATTTTCAGTGCATAAAAGTGTTGATGCGGCCTGGAAAGCCATCCCATCTCACAACGGGTTTACAAAATCGCCAAAAACAGGCCATTATTTATCCTTCCCCTGACCGGAACGGAGCCTGAAAAATGACCCGAATGACAGCGAAAGATTTCCCGCCTGAACTCCTCGAATATTTTGATTTTTACGTGCACGGCAAAATGACCAAACGTGAGTTTCTTGATCTCTCGGCGAAGTTTGTGGCAGGCGGATTGTCGCTGGCTGCACTGACAACGCTGATGACGCCGAACTATGCCTACGCCGAACAGGTGCAATTCACTGATCCGGATATTGTGGCGGAATACATTCAGTATCCGTCGCCGCAGGGACACGGCAGCGTGAAAGGCTATCTGGTGCGTCCGGCCAAAGTGACCGGTAAAGTGCCTGGTGTGGTGGTGGTGCATGAAAATCGCGGGCTGAATCCGTATATCGAAGATGTCGCGCGGCGGGTGGCGAAAGCCGGATTTGTCGCGCTGGCGCCGGACGGGCTGAGTTCGGTCGGCGGTTATCCGGGCAATGATGAAAAAGGGCGCGAACTGCAAAAACACGTTGATCCGACCAAACTGATGAACGACTTTTTTGCGGCGGTAGAATTTCTGATGCACCACGAGACTGGCACCGGCAAAGTCGGCATCACCGGTTTCTGTTACGGCGGTGGCGTGGCGAATGCGGCGGCGGTGGCTTACCCTGAACTGGCGGCCGCCGTGCCGTTCTACGGGCGTCAGCCGAAAGCGGAAGATGTGCCGCGTATCAAAGCGCCGTTATTGCTGCATTATGCTGAACTGGATAAACCCATTACCGAAGGCTGGCCGGCGTATGAAGCGGCGCTGAAGGCCAATAACAAAGTTTATGAAGCGCATATTTATCCCGGCGTGAACCACGGTTTCCACAATGATTCGACGCCGCGTTATGACAAAGCGGCGGCGGATTTAGCGTGGGAAAGAACCATTGCCTGGTTTAAAAAGTACCTCGAACCGCAGACAGAAAGCGCATAAAAGAAAAGGGCGGGATCGCAAAATCCCGCCCTTTTTTTACGTTTCAGACGCCCGTTATGATTTCAGGATGCCATCGAAATCCGAGGCATCATGGCGCTCTTCCAGTTGTTCATCACCCCAGGTGCGGTTCACAATGCGTCCGCGTTTCACCGCCGGACGGCCCGCCACTTCAGCCGCCCAGCGCTGGAAGTGCTTATAAGATTCGATGTCGAGGAATTTAGCCGATTCATACAGACCGCCCTGCGCCAGGCTGCCATACCAGGTGAAAATGGCGATATCAGCAATCGTGTATTCTTCCCCGGCAATAAAACGGTGTTCAGCAAGCTGACGGTCTAATACGTCGAGCTGGCGTTTGGCTTCCATCGTAAAGCGGTTAATGGCGTATTCGATTTTGACCGGCGCGTAATGGTAGAAGTGACCGAAACCGCCGCCAAGATACGGCGCGGAACCTTGCAGCCAGAACAACCAGTTCAGGGTTTCAGTGCGACCGGCGAGATCTTTTGGCAGGAATTGGCCAAATTTTTCCGCCAGATACAGCAGGATGTTGCCGGATTCAAACACGCGGATTGGCGGTGTGGTTGAGTTATCCAGCAGCGCCGGAATTTTTGAGTTCGGGTTAACGTCAACAAAGCCGCTGGAGAACTGATCGCCTTCATTGATGCGGATAATAAACGCATCGTATTCCGCACCGCTGATGCCCAGCGCCAGTAACTCTTCCAGCAGGATCGTCACTTTCTGGCCGTTCGGCGTGCCAAGGGAATAGAGCTGAAGCGGGTGCTTACCCACCGGCAGCGTTTTTTCGTGCGTCGGGCCCGCTATCGGGCGGTTGATGTTCGAGAACTTGCTGACTTCATCTTTATTCCAGGTCCAGACTTCAGGGGGCTGATACTGTTCTGACATTGCATTCTCCGCATCTTTTTTTGAGGTTAAGACTCAAAAGTCTAGCAGGAGATAATCAATGGTGACGCTGAGAATGTGCCTTCGGGGCGCGGCTAACTGGCGGCAGGATACAACCCTTTGCGCTTCCATTTCACATCGGCCACTGACTGGCCGTTGTGAATTCTCCCCTGTAACAGCAAATTGAATTTCGCGCCGGTAGCGCGCATCAGGCGGCTTTGCAGAATATACACTGCCTCGGTGCCCAGCTCGCGGCACGGCAAATGCACGGCAGTGAAACTTTGTGCCGCTGATGTTTTCATGTCGTGCGCAAAATCGATACTCATCACCGAAATATCTTCCGGGACTTTAAATCCGTATTCGTTCAGGGCATCAATGGTGGCCTGTGCAATCTGATCGCCTCCGCATAAGATGGCTGATGGCATGGTTTCCCGTTTATGCCCCCGGAGATACTTCTCAATATTTTCTCTCGCCTGTTCCCCTCCGCTGCCATGATTGACCAGCAAATGCAGGGCTTCGTCGAATACCACATGGTGTTCAAGGCAGGCGCGTTTAAAGCCATCGAGGCGCTGCATCATGGTTTCACGACGCAGGTCGGTGAACAATAAAACGGGGCGGTGACCTCTGGTAAACAGATAGTTGGCGGCACTGTAACCGATGGAATAATGATCGGCAGAAACACAGTCCAGACGCATCTCGCTGTCCTTGGCGTTGATCATTACCACCGGTTTGTTAGATTCTGCTGCCAGCCGATACAGCATCACGTCATCAATACCGATAATGACAATGCCGTCGACATCCGGCTGATGAAGTGCCTGCATAAAAACAGCGATATCCGGTTCATTGACTGCCAGCGCGCATTTACGTATGTGAATATCAAAACGCGCAACTTCCGCCGTTATTTCCTGAATCACTTCATAATAATAACGATCTTCATGGGGAGAGAAGGCGGCGGGTGGCGCACAGAGCAACAGGCAATTCATTAACAAACGGCTGGCCGGAATGTCACGCAAAATACCCATTGTTCTGGCATGGGCAAATACTTTCTCTTTTGCCTGGAGACTGACATTGGCTTTCCCTGCCAGCACACGGGAAACGGTACTCGGAGAAAGCCCGGTTAACTCCGCTATTTGCCTGATTTTTAATTTTCCCGTCATTTTGTGATCAATGCCTCAAATGGAGATGGACTTATTGCCATGGTTAACTGGTTGTAATTCATGGGCTATTCAGCATGATAGCAAATTCCGTAAACGGCACTGCAATTCCTGTCACAAATAACAGTTGTTGGAAAAAAAAACCATTATTACTCTCCAGAATATAAACCTCAGAAACAAAAAATAAGGTATTTATCTGTGCTGAATCTATAAAGAATTCAACACGGTGACGCCCTTTATGCGGCTTAAATCCGCCAGCTGTTCGGTTAAATATAAGGAGTAAGAGAATGCTGAAAATAGCCATTATTGGTACGGGTAATATTTCACATAACCATATTCAGGGATATTTAGAGTTTGCTGATCGTTGCCAGATTGTTGCGCTGGTAGATATTTATCCTGAAAAAGCGGAAGAGAAAAAACGGCATTATGGCCTGACGAACGCCAGGGTCTATGCCAGCCATGAGGAAATCCTTAATGATGCAGATATCGACATTTTTGACGTCTGCACGCCGCCGTATGTCCACGCCGAAATCTCGATTAATGCGCTGAACGCAGGCAAACACGTGTTGTGTGAAAAGCCGATGGCGGCGTCGTTACAGGAATGCGACGCGATGATCAGCGCGGCGCAGGCGAGCGGGAAAACGCTGTCAATCATCGCGCAAAACCGTTTTACCGACGCGTTCTGGCGGCTGAAAAAAGTGCTCGATTCCGGTGAGACCGGCAAAGTGTGTCATGCACAGGTGGATTCTTTCTGGTGGCGCGGTCATTCCTATTACGATTTGTGGTGGCGCGGCACCTGGGAAAAAGAAGCGGGCGGTTGCACGCTCAATCACGCCGTTCACCATATTGACGCGATTCAGTGGATGCTCGGTTTTCCTTCTGAAGTGGTCTCGATGATTACCAACGCTGCGCATGATAATGCCGAAGTGGAAGATCTCTCGGCGGCCATTTTCAAATATGACTCCGGCGCACTGACCCAACTGACGGCTTCCGTGGTGCATCACGGCGAAGATCAGAAGATTGTTATTCAGGGCGAGAAAGCGCGAATTTCAGCCCCGTGGGACAAATACGCCAGCATTTCTGCGCCGAACGGTTTCCCGATTGATGCGCGTGACACGGATCGTGAAAACCAGCTTGAAGACATTTACCAGTCGATTCCCAAACTCACTTATACCCTGCACACCGGCCAGATCGACAATTTCCTGACCGCACTGGAAACCGGTACCGCGCCGCTGATTGACGGCATTCAGGGCAAGCGTTCACTGGAACTGATTGCCGCGATTTATAAATCCGCCATTACCCGCAGCATTGTGTCACTGCCGTTGTCGCCGGAAGATCCGTTTTATCAGACCGGCGGGCTGGTTTCGCTGGCACCGCACTTTTACGAAAAATCAGCATCGGTGGAAAACTTCGCCAATGAAGATGCGATCCCTCTCGGCAAAAATATGGATAAAGGAGCCTGAACATGAGCAATAAAGACGGTATGAATTATGCGCCGGTAGGGAAACCGCAACCTGTGGTAAAGCCCGGTGAATTCGTGTTTGCTGCTGCGGCCCTGGATCACGGGCATATCTACGGTATGTGTAACGGGTTGATCGAGGCGGGCGCCAGCCTGAAATGGGTTTACGATCCGGATCCGGTAAAAGTGGAGAAGTTTGTCGCCCAGTATCCGCAGGTTAAGGTCGCGGAGTCATTGCAGATACTCCTTGATGACCGTGAAGTGCAGATGATCGCGGGGGCGGGCATTCCGTCCGAACGCTGCGCGCTGGGGCTGAAAGTCATGGCAGCCGGGAAAGACTATTTCAGCGACAAAGCGCCGCTGACCACGCTGGAACAACTGGCGCAAGCGAAGGCCAAAGTGGCCGAGACCGGGCGCAAATATGCCGTGTATTACAGCGAACGCCTGCACGTAGAAAGTGCAGTCTTCGCGGGCCAGCTGGTGCATGAAGGGGCGATCGGACGCGTGATCCAGACGCTGGGTACCGGCCCGCATCGCGAGGGCGAAGGGCGTCCCGACTGGTTCTACGAGAGAGAGCGTTTTGGCGGCATCCTGTGTGATATCGGCAGCCATCAGATTGAACAATTTCTGTTTTATACCGGCAACAGTGACGCGCAGGTTGTGGCGGCTCAGGCTCTTAATTTCAATCACCCGCAGTATCCGCGTTTCGAAGACTTTGGCGACACGATGCTGAAAGGCGATAACGGCGCACGGGGTTATTTCCGCTGCGACTGGTTCACACCAGAAGGGCTGAGCACCTGGGGCGACGGCCGTCTGACGCTGCTCGGCACCGAAGGTTATATCGAGATCCGCAAATATGTTGATCTCACGCTCGGCGAGCAGGACGTGGTGTATCTGGTGAATCAACAAGGCGAGTTCCGTTACCCGGTTTCCGGCAACGTCGGCTTCCCGTTCTTTGGTCAGTTGATCCTCGATTGCCTGAACCGCACCGAGCACGCCATGACCCAGGAGCATGCGTTTAAAGCTGCCGAGCTGTGCATCCGGGCACAGATGCTGGCAAACGGAACCCACTAAACGGGAGCAGATGATGAAAACTCTCCAGGCTGCGGTGATCGGTTGCGGGTCTATCCATACCTGCCATGTGGCAGCGATCCGGCACGAACCGGATTGCCAGTTAAGGGCGATTGCGGAGTGCGATATTGGCAAAGGCCGGGCGCTGGCGCAGGAATATGGTTGTGATTTTTACACGGATTATCACGAAATGTTGTGCGATCCGCAGATTGACGTGGTGCATATCTGCCTGCCGCATCATCTGCACAAGGAGGCTATTCTCGCCGCGCTGGCGGCGGGAAAGCATGTTTTTACCGAGAAACCGGTGGCGCTGAATATCGGAGAAGTCAGCGCCATTAAACTCGCGGCGTCACAGGCTGCGGGGCTGACAGGCGTGTGTTACCAGAACCGTCTGAATCCTTCCAGTCAGAAAATTAAAACGCTGCTGGAAAGCGGGCAACTGGGCAACATGCTGAGCATCAAAGCTATTCTGACCTGGTCGCGCAGTGGTGCTTATTACAGCGAAAGCCTGTGGCGCGGGCGTTTTGCCACTGAAGGCGGCAGCCTGCTGATCAATCAGGCGATACATACGCTGGATTTAATGCAGTGGTTTGGCGGCGGTGTTCTCGCGCTGAAAGGCGTGGTGGAAAGAACCTTTCTCAGTGAACTGACTGAAAATGAAGACACAGCGATGGTCAGCCTGAAAATGGGCAACGGTGCGCATGGATTGTTTTACGCAACGAACTGCCACAGCACCGATTCACCGTTGCTGCTGGAAATTCATTGTGAAAAAGGACTGTTGCAGTTGTATCACAACGTGTTGTGGCTGATTGAAGGAGAAAATAAAACGCTGCTGATAAGTGATGACAGCCCGTCAGGAACAGCCAAAAGCTACTGGGGCGACAGTCATCGTCAGGCAGTCTCGAATTTCTATCATTCTGTACGTCATCCTGAAGAACAAAATTATATCTCTGTTTCACAAGCCGCAGTTTCCCTGAATATTGTCGGTGCGATTTACCGCTCCTCACAATCAGGGAAATGGATCACGCTGGCTGATTAAATCTCTATTAATAATAACCCTACATTCACAGGATAATAATAATGAAACCTACTGAACGCAGAGTAGGTTACGGCACGGCTATAGGCTATGGCGTAACTGATTTATTTGGCGGTGGTGCATTCGCCGTTATCGGTACCTGGCTTTTATTCTTCTATACCATGTATTGCGGATTAACCGTTTTAGAAGCGGGATCTATTTTTGCTATTGCCCGTGTCATTGATGCCGTATTAAGTCCGATCATGGGTTATATCACCGATCACTTCGGAAATACCTGGCTCGGAAAACGGTTTGGTCGCCGCCGGTTTTTCCTGCTGATCAGTTCGCCACTGATGTTCCTGTATGCGCTGGTCTGGGTAAAGGACATGGGCTACTGGTATTATCTTGGCACATATCTGTCGATTGAATTACTTTCAGCGATGGTGCTGGTGCCGTGGGAAACGCTGGCCGCCGAGATGACCAACCGCTTCGGCGAACGTACCCGTCTCGCCGGTGTGCGTATGATTTGCTCGCAGCTCGGCGGTTTCCTGGCTGTGTCTGTGCCGGGCGTCATCATGATGTTTACCGGTAAAGATAATCCGATGACGTATACCTATACCGGCATATTCTTCGCCACGGTATTTTGTATCGCGGTATTCACCACATGGCTGTGTACCTGGGAAGCCAAAGACGTGCGGGATCCGAATGAGCCGGAACCGGAAATGGAAACAGGCGGCAGTCTCTGGCATCATCTGAAGAGTCTGGTTTTAGATTTTATCTCATCCTTTAATATCCGCATGTTCCGCCAGCATATTATTATTTATATTGCTTCCTTTACCGCCATGGACGTATTCGGTGCCGTCTTTACCTACTATGTGGTTTATGGTCTGAATCAGGATGTGGGATCGGTTTCCGGATATTTAAGTGTGGCGGCCTTTGTTTCTGTGCCATCGACGATTGTTTATATGATGGTGATGGAACGACTGAATCTTTCGCCTTCTGCCGCGCTGCGAATCGCCTATGGTTGTATATTCTTTGTGCTGGCTGCTCTGTTTTATATTTATATCACCAACGCAACGGTGCCGTTAATTCTCTTTACTTCCATCTTCGTTATTTTAGGCTTTGGACGTTCAGGGCTTTATTATATTCCGTGGAATATTTACAGCTTTATCCCGGACGTCGATGAAATAGTCACCAAAAAACGTCGTGAAGGAATTTTTGCCGGTGTGATGGTGTTTACCCGTAAAAGTACCGTTGCGATTGCCATCATGGTGATTGGCCTGGTGCTGGAAGAAAGTGGATTTGTGAAAGGGCAGGGTGCTCAGCCGCTCAGCGCGTTACACGCGATCATTGGCCTGATGATCTTCGCCACCGGTACGTTGCTGGCGATCAGCTTCTACATGACCTTCAAATTCAAGCTGACGCGGGACACACATAAAATCCTGATCAAGGAAACCGCCCGTCTGAAACTGGGTGGCGCGCAGGAAGACTGCGATGAGGTGTCACGTAAGGTGATTAAAGATCTGACCGGTTACGAATACAACGAAGTCTGGGGCGGGAGCGCGACACGTAAAACCGCGAGGGAAAAGTTAGCGATTGAGTAACCCGTAACCTGCGGGCCGCAACCGGCCCGCAGGTATTTTCTGTCAGTGATCCTGCGCGGGCAGGGTCTGGTTTCCGTCACCCAGCGCGAGCTGCATAAACACGGTGTCCAGCCAGCGGCCATGCTTAAATCCAACGCTATGCAGGGTGCCTTTCATCTGAAAACCGGCGGCGAGATGTAAGCCAATTGA
Protein-coding sequences here:
- a CDS encoding carboxymuconolactone decarboxylase family protein gives rise to the protein MSTTSSQTQTLDTMARLTPKFAELTEQVLFGDLWKRNELSARDRSLITVAALIALNRVEQLPFHLSLAVKNGVSQAELSEVITHLAFYAGWPAAASALSRFAALNDQ
- a CDS encoding tautomerase family protein codes for the protein MPFSRISLPAHRADAWQDAISAILQEALVDHFSVPKDDCFQLFEPVSRHQRVINPTYLAGENDRRSDDFLLFHITAGKPRNGYQKQQLFHHLAEKLHLTLGISQADVMVVVSFTQPEDWSFSHGEMFRIAQGARS
- the yghU gene encoding glutathione-dependent disulfide-bond oxidoreductase, with the protein product MSEQYQPPEVWTWNKDEVSKFSNINRPIAGPTHEKTLPVGKHPLQLYSLGTPNGQKVTILLEELLALGISGAEYDAFIIRINEGDQFSSGFVDVNPNSKIPALLDNSTTPPIRVFESGNILLYLAEKFGQFLPKDLAGRTETLNWLFWLQGSAPYLGGGFGHFYHYAPVKIEYAINRFTMEAKRQLDVLDRQLAEHRFIAGEEYTIADIAIFTWYGSLAQGGLYESAKFLDIESYKHFQRWAAEVAGRPAVKRGRIVNRTWGDEQLEERHDASDFDGILKS
- a CDS encoding Gfo/Idh/MocA family protein, which produces MLKIAIIGTGNISHNHIQGYLEFADRCQIVALVDIYPEKAEEKKRHYGLTNARVYASHEEILNDADIDIFDVCTPPYVHAEISINALNAGKHVLCEKPMAASLQECDAMISAAQASGKTLSIIAQNRFTDAFWRLKKVLDSGETGKVCHAQVDSFWWRGHSYYDLWWRGTWEKEAGGCTLNHAVHHIDAIQWMLGFPSEVVSMITNAAHDNAEVEDLSAAIFKYDSGALTQLTASVVHHGEDQKIVIQGEKARISAPWDKYASISAPNGFPIDARDTDRENQLEDIYQSIPKLTYTLHTGQIDNFLTALETGTAPLIDGIQGKRSLELIAAIYKSAITRSIVSLPLSPEDPFYQTGGLVSLAPHFYEKSASVENFANEDAIPLGKNMDKGA
- a CDS encoding DNA polymerase III subunit theta, with protein sequence MNKALAGLSKEEMDKVSAGLAAGTVVVRERNHLPVNADEVEMEQPEHLRAYFRERLEHYRQQPAKK
- the yghX gene encoding YghX family hydrolase; the protein is MTRMTAKDFPPELLEYFDFYVHGKMTKREFLDLSAKFVAGGLSLAALTTLMTPNYAYAEQVQFTDPDIVAEYIQYPSPQGHGSVKGYLVRPAKVTGKVPGVVVVHENRGLNPYIEDVARRVAKAGFVALAPDGLSSVGGYPGNDEKGRELQKHVDPTKLMNDFFAAVEFLMHHETGTGKVGITGFCYGGGVANAAAVAYPELAAAVPFYGRQPKAEDVPRIKAPLLLHYAELDKPITEGWPAYEAALKANNKVYEAHIYPGVNHGFHNDSTPRYDKAAADLAWERTIAWFKKYLEPQTESA
- a CDS encoding Gfo/Idh/MocA family protein; translated protein: MSNKDGMNYAPVGKPQPVVKPGEFVFAAAALDHGHIYGMCNGLIEAGASLKWVYDPDPVKVEKFVAQYPQVKVAESLQILLDDREVQMIAGAGIPSERCALGLKVMAAGKDYFSDKAPLTTLEQLAQAKAKVAETGRKYAVYYSERLHVESAVFAGQLVHEGAIGRVIQTLGTGPHREGEGRPDWFYERERFGGILCDIGSHQIEQFLFYTGNSDAQVVAAQALNFNHPQYPRFEDFGDTMLKGDNGARGYFRCDWFTPEGLSTWGDGRLTLLGTEGYIEIRKYVDLTLGEQDVVYLVNQQGEFRYPVSGNVGFPFFGQLILDCLNRTEHAMTQEHAFKAAELCIRAQMLANGTH
- a CDS encoding LacI family DNA-binding transcriptional regulator, with amino-acid sequence MTGKLKIRQIAELTGLSPSTVSRVLAGKANVSLQAKEKVFAHARTMGILRDIPASRLLMNCLLLCAPPAAFSPHEDRYYYEVIQEITAEVARFDIHIRKCALAVNEPDIAVFMQALHQPDVDGIVIIGIDDVMLYRLAAESNKPVVMINAKDSEMRLDCVSADHYSIGYSAANYLFTRGHRPVLLFTDLRRETMMQRLDGFKRACLEHHVVFDEALHLLVNHGSGGEQARENIEKYLRGHKRETMPSAILCGGDQIAQATIDALNEYGFKVPEDISVMSIDFAHDMKTSAAQSFTAVHLPCRELGTEAVYILQSRLMRATGAKFNLLLQGRIHNGQSVADVKWKRKGLYPAAS
- a CDS encoding DUF4865 family protein, with the protein product MIAMQYSFTLPADYDMGIIEKRIADNGYRTDGFAGLIFKTYLYARRNCLQTGSAENIYAPFYLWQDVSDMNRFISGAGFQGVAGAFGWPQIRVYPVLTAHVSGNVAEAVYAKREITDIAPFSDLAPFSEQTVSDRLIDVTAWDTTNWKKIHFTAGRNPLAGDGQHYRIGHISLSGAVKAV
- a CDS encoding LysR substrate-binding domain-containing protein, with amino-acid sequence MAKRPVTFDSEALRSFVTGIELGSFVLAADRLGRSTSAVSAQLKKLEQQAGTELVQKSGRHLILTGRGEVMLSYARRILSLNDEASAVLLASTLSGSLNLGMQEDFGETLLPAILGTFTRAHPQVQVSASITRNQQLLDGIRHNEFDLAVCWQADETPLFPSSRSLGRIPLRWIGPESFDLNHYQETGEPVPLLVFEAPCLMRNAATTALDNAGIAWRIAFTSRSLSGIWAAMSAGLGVTVRTDFGMPSTVRILQELPAPGEVGISLHQSLTPPGEAAASLRESIVGFFTQQH